From Pseudoalteromonas sp. R3, one genomic window encodes:
- the recB gene encoding exodeoxyribonuclease V subunit beta — MKRLDPQTMPLSGHNLIEASAGTGKTYTITGLYLRYLLGLVDSKTQSTPFSVEQILVVTFTEAATQEIKDRVRRRIVQARDALLGDECKDTLINELLAQVEDQESAYHLLDAAAKSMDEAAIFTIHGFCQRMLKQHAFESNLSFNLEFILDDSELFNAAVEDHWRRFVYPLDSDKTELVLSHFSHPQALAKRLYPILKRADAQLKPELDLASILDLRTQYQNQAVQFKQKLLNSDFFQVLRDAGLAKNKAPGRPANIQALIDYCMGEDWFFEFGTSKHSFALWGEAQLSDPKNYTKTGQPVIHPAVSWFDEMAQLHQSVSKGLPIALLQHALKEVRTLMSRSKLEHSLISPDDLLHDLHQALLGTQGKVLADKIAQLYPVAMIDEFQDTDPTQFGIFSCIYGSENGQGLTMIGDPKQAIYGFRGADIFTYIGAKHQVDQTRQFTLDKNYRSSRRVVSAVNTIFTTQPDSFIFNRDIPFIEVDAAGKDADNTFTLDGIEPPALQFNVFEDDEEPVTSKAKAYPILAQGFAAQIAQLLTLAQQGRACIGQRAVLAADICVLVRDRNEAREIKQALQSAGVSSVYLARDSVFSQPVAQAVWQLLHVVHGSYDEAALRGVLAGPLFALNEQQIYTLRTQEGQWQRYLMQFAQLKQLWYQQGAMATLESLLVDNQLVLLWQQAGFEVERWLTDYRHLAELLQHKQIELEGTQRVMRWLQSQCVNPNYEGTQLRLESDADLVKIVTMHASKGLEYPLVYMPFASAYRGLDDAIYHENGELVLNLDADEHAQQSAEQERLAEDIRLLYVALTRAIHYCSLGLYNLPLGRSKKPGIQQSALGYVLFGNEKVTQATQWHEQLRQLCAGNAEMAYQTLETVPCFYQPTLTEQTQNTHTRPVEVTIEHNWRMTSFSQLSYHEASAERPVGAQDENHKIDLPEPSVIKRHTPYTFVKGARAGSCLHEIFEQIDFTSPHAPASPDKLTLAEATLACLEKYHLDTVWQETVEHWILGCLNAPLNPIPELSLSQLAVVDCLVEMEFQLPLKRLSYTRLNKLIAQITGAPSHLRFDEVQGMLKGFIDLIFVWQGRYFILDYKSNYLGDTSADYQADNLALAMNSHQYHLQYLIYSVALHRLLKHRLADYSPQRHLGGVYYLFLRALPDGAGCFFTQLDESTLLQLDALFEAGEE; from the coding sequence ATGAAACGGCTTGATCCACAAACTATGCCTTTATCAGGCCACAATCTGATCGAGGCCAGTGCCGGAACCGGTAAAACCTATACCATTACCGGCCTTTATTTACGTTACCTGTTGGGATTAGTTGACTCAAAAACACAATCGACTCCCTTTAGTGTCGAACAGATCCTGGTGGTGACCTTTACAGAAGCGGCTACTCAGGAGATCAAAGACCGGGTGCGCAGGCGAATTGTACAGGCAAGGGATGCTTTGCTCGGTGATGAGTGCAAGGATACCTTGATTAACGAACTGCTGGCGCAGGTTGAAGACCAGGAAAGTGCTTATCATTTACTTGATGCGGCGGCTAAGTCAATGGATGAAGCGGCGATTTTTACTATTCATGGTTTTTGTCAGCGTATGCTCAAGCAACACGCATTTGAATCTAACCTGAGCTTTAATCTGGAGTTTATTCTGGATGACAGCGAGCTCTTCAATGCGGCTGTGGAGGACCACTGGAGACGATTCGTTTATCCCCTAGACTCGGATAAGACTGAGCTGGTGTTATCACATTTTTCACATCCACAGGCTTTAGCGAAACGCCTCTACCCGATACTCAAACGCGCAGATGCGCAGCTTAAGCCAGAGCTCGACCTGGCAAGTATTCTGGATCTGAGAACACAGTATCAAAACCAGGCTGTACAGTTTAAACAAAAGCTTCTGAACTCTGATTTTTTCCAGGTGTTGCGTGATGCCGGACTGGCTAAAAATAAAGCCCCTGGGCGGCCTGCGAATATTCAGGCGCTGATCGATTATTGCATGGGGGAGGACTGGTTTTTTGAATTTGGTACCAGTAAGCATTCGTTTGCATTATGGGGTGAGGCCCAGCTGAGTGACCCTAAAAACTATACAAAAACGGGTCAGCCTGTTATTCATCCAGCCGTGTCGTGGTTCGATGAGATGGCACAATTACACCAGAGTGTGTCTAAGGGTTTGCCAATCGCTTTGCTACAGCATGCGTTGAAAGAAGTCCGCACACTGATGAGTCGTTCTAAGCTGGAGCATAGCCTCATCTCTCCGGACGATTTACTGCACGATTTACATCAGGCATTACTGGGTACGCAAGGTAAGGTGTTGGCAGACAAAATAGCACAGCTTTATCCAGTAGCCATGATTGATGAGTTCCAGGACACAGATCCAACCCAGTTTGGCATATTCTCATGCATTTATGGTAGCGAAAATGGTCAGGGGCTGACCATGATTGGCGATCCTAAACAGGCTATTTATGGGTTTCGTGGTGCGGATATTTTCACCTACATCGGTGCTAAGCACCAGGTTGATCAGACACGACAGTTCACTTTGGATAAAAACTACCGGTCATCTCGGCGTGTGGTGTCAGCCGTCAACACCATTTTTACAACGCAGCCGGATAGCTTTATTTTCAATCGTGATATTCCGTTTATTGAAGTGGATGCTGCGGGCAAAGATGCTGACAATACCTTTACCCTGGATGGTATCGAACCACCTGCATTGCAGTTCAATGTGTTTGAAGATGATGAGGAACCCGTAACTTCCAAAGCCAAAGCTTATCCTATACTGGCGCAGGGCTTTGCCGCGCAAATTGCACAGCTTTTGACTTTGGCGCAGCAGGGGCGAGCCTGCATCGGTCAGCGCGCGGTACTGGCAGCAGATATTTGTGTGCTGGTCCGTGACAGAAACGAAGCGCGCGAAATCAAACAGGCTTTGCAGTCAGCTGGAGTGAGTAGCGTCTACCTGGCTCGTGACAGTGTTTTCTCGCAGCCCGTTGCCCAAGCCGTCTGGCAGTTACTCCATGTTGTGCATGGCAGTTATGATGAAGCTGCATTACGTGGGGTTCTGGCAGGGCCGTTGTTTGCACTGAATGAGCAGCAGATTTATACACTGCGCACTCAGGAAGGGCAATGGCAGCGCTATCTTATGCAATTCGCCCAGCTTAAGCAATTATGGTATCAGCAAGGGGCGATGGCCACACTGGAGTCTTTACTGGTTGATAATCAACTTGTATTACTTTGGCAGCAGGCGGGTTTTGAGGTTGAGCGCTGGCTCACTGACTACCGGCATCTGGCTGAATTGTTACAACATAAACAAATTGAGCTGGAAGGCACACAGCGAGTAATGCGCTGGTTGCAGTCTCAATGTGTCAACCCCAACTATGAAGGCACTCAGCTGCGACTGGAAAGTGATGCTGATCTGGTTAAGATCGTGACCATGCATGCTTCCAAAGGGCTTGAATATCCGCTGGTCTACATGCCTTTTGCCAGTGCTTACAGGGGATTAGATGACGCGATTTATCATGAAAACGGCGAGCTGGTACTCAATCTGGATGCTGACGAACATGCGCAACAGAGCGCTGAACAGGAGCGCCTGGCTGAGGATATCCGTCTGCTTTATGTTGCTCTGACTCGGGCAATTCACTATTGCAGTCTTGGTTTGTACAACCTGCCTCTGGGTCGCAGTAAAAAGCCGGGGATCCAGCAAAGTGCCTTGGGGTATGTGCTATTTGGTAATGAAAAAGTAACGCAAGCAACACAATGGCACGAGCAACTCAGGCAGTTGTGTGCAGGTAATGCAGAAATGGCTTACCAGACATTAGAAACAGTACCTTGTTTTTATCAGCCAACCCTCACTGAACAAACTCAGAATACACACACCCGGCCCGTCGAGGTTACCATTGAGCATAACTGGCGCATGACGAGTTTCAGCCAGCTTAGCTATCATGAGGCCAGTGCTGAGCGGCCCGTAGGGGCGCAAGATGAGAACCATAAAATTGACTTGCCTGAGCCGAGTGTGATTAAACGTCATACACCATACACTTTTGTCAAAGGCGCAAGAGCTGGTAGTTGTTTGCACGAGATATTTGAGCAAATTGACTTTACTTCTCCACATGCCCCTGCCTCGCCAGACAAGCTGACTTTAGCCGAAGCAACCTTAGCCTGTCTTGAGAAATATCATCTCGATACAGTGTGGCAGGAAACCGTGGAGCACTGGATCCTGGGATGTCTGAATGCGCCATTAAACCCGATCCCAGAGCTGTCACTCAGCCAGCTAGCCGTTGTGGATTGCCTGGTAGAGATGGAGTTTCAGTTACCGCTTAAGCGTTTGTCTTATACCAGGCTCAATAAGTTGATTGCGCAAATCACAGGTGCGCCCAGTCACTTGCGCTTCGATGAGGTGCAGGGCATGCTCAAAGGATTTATTGACCTGATTTTTGTCTGGCAGGGGCGATATTTTATCCTCGATTATAAATCAAATTATCTGGGAGATACCTCGGCCGATTATCAGGCTGATAATCTCGCACTGGCAATGAATTCCCATCAGTACCACCTTCAGTATTTGATTTACTCCGTTGCCTTACATCGGCTGTTAAAGCACCGCCTTGCCGACTATAGCCCACAGCGTCATCTGGGTGGCGTTTATTATTTGTTCCTGCGGGCACTACCCGATGGTGCCGGATGTTTCTTTACACAACTTGATGAAAGTACTTTGCTGCAACTGGATGCCTTGTTCGAGGCGGGAGAAGAATAA
- the recD gene encoding exodeoxyribonuclease V subunit alpha — translation MTQSMFEFPADNLDHQAYIALLIHARRVRVADVALAKLLCQERFDAVFYLVLLLQRAEQSQHTCLLLTDIDWQNPFSLSADDISAFSGMSGLVTTLPYTPFDDPEVALAALSEHPAVGEGKPLRLFAGRLYLGRLAEYEAYLSTRFQSMAQQSISLNESQLSDLLDYYFPDNNAQGVDWQKVACAMAASSGFCVITGGPGTGKTTTVTKLLAILQSLYADVPLGIKLVAPTGKAAARLSESIIGAKGRLALAPELAAKIPEQAQTIHRLLGVIPNTNRFIHHEQNLLHLDLLIVDEASMVDLALMSKLVKALPPHARLILLGDKDQLASVDTGSILSDLCGHLVLGSQPVYTVNRAAFLNQMCFAGRAVLKGKATRYVLADTTAFLQQSHRFKSDSGIGQLASAVNHNQPERLQQIINHGFSDLSFYGLGVEQYNALLERAADHYSAYLNAIEDNRDVADVHTLFGQYQLLAAVREGPYGVSELNKRIEQKLAQRRLIVPYSRFYAGMPIMITQNDYQLKLFNGDIGIVLPDDDGQLYATFIDEQNTVRYYYPARLPSFELVYAMTIHKSQGSEFDYTALILPPIQRAGKGVNRQLVYTGITRAKRHLELNCQPQVLQLSMQTQAGRHSGMSERLRLG, via the coding sequence ATGACACAGAGTATGTTTGAATTCCCGGCCGACAATCTGGACCATCAGGCTTACATTGCACTGTTAATCCACGCCCGGCGCGTGCGTGTTGCAGATGTAGCACTGGCAAAGCTGCTGTGTCAGGAAAGATTTGACGCGGTATTTTATCTTGTTTTATTACTGCAACGCGCCGAGCAAAGTCAGCATACCTGTTTGTTGCTCACAGATATAGACTGGCAGAACCCGTTTTCGTTAAGCGCAGACGATATAAGTGCGTTTTCTGGCATGTCGGGTTTGGTGACTACATTACCCTATACCCCGTTTGATGATCCTGAAGTGGCATTGGCGGCACTGAGTGAACATCCTGCGGTAGGAGAAGGCAAGCCGTTGAGGCTGTTCGCAGGCCGACTATATTTGGGACGGCTGGCAGAATATGAAGCGTATCTTAGTACCCGTTTTCAATCGATGGCACAGCAATCCATCAGTCTGAATGAATCGCAGTTGAGCGATTTGTTGGACTATTACTTTCCTGACAATAATGCTCAGGGAGTTGACTGGCAAAAGGTCGCCTGCGCGATGGCAGCATCCAGCGGGTTTTGCGTGATTACGGGTGGCCCCGGGACTGGTAAAACGACCACAGTGACTAAGCTGCTAGCGATTTTACAATCGCTGTATGCCGATGTACCGCTGGGTATAAAGCTGGTGGCGCCAACAGGTAAAGCTGCTGCAAGGCTCAGCGAGTCAATAATCGGTGCTAAGGGGCGGCTTGCACTGGCCCCTGAGTTGGCTGCGAAGATCCCCGAGCAGGCCCAAACCATTCATCGTTTGCTTGGGGTCATCCCTAATACCAATCGGTTCATCCATCACGAGCAGAATTTACTGCATCTCGACTTGCTGATAGTAGATGAAGCTTCCATGGTTGACTTGGCTTTGATGAGCAAGTTGGTGAAGGCATTGCCACCTCATGCCAGACTGATTTTGCTGGGTGATAAGGACCAGCTAGCTTCAGTTGATACAGGGAGCATCTTGAGCGACTTGTGTGGACATCTGGTATTAGGATCTCAACCTGTATATACGGTCAACCGGGCTGCGTTTTTAAATCAAATGTGTTTCGCAGGTCGTGCAGTACTAAAAGGCAAAGCGACTCGTTATGTACTGGCTGATACCACTGCATTTTTGCAGCAAAGTCATCGCTTTAAAAGTGACAGTGGGATTGGGCAACTGGCAAGTGCTGTTAACCATAATCAGCCAGAGCGTTTGCAGCAGATTATAAATCACGGGTTTAGCGACCTGAGCTTTTATGGTCTCGGCGTGGAGCAATATAATGCCTTGCTTGAGCGTGCAGCAGATCATTACAGTGCGTATCTGAATGCCATTGAAGACAATCGTGATGTTGCAGATGTGCATACTCTGTTTGGCCAGTATCAGCTTCTGGCTGCGGTCAGAGAAGGTCCTTATGGTGTGTCAGAGCTGAATAAGCGGATTGAACAGAAACTCGCACAGCGCAGGCTGATTGTACCGTACAGTCGATTTTATGCTGGTATGCCAATTATGATTACGCAAAATGATTACCAGCTTAAGCTCTTTAATGGTGATATTGGTATCGTATTACCTGATGACGATGGTCAGCTTTATGCAACCTTCATCGATGAACAAAACACGGTAAGATACTATTACCCGGCGAGGCTCCCCAGTTTTGAGCTGGTTTATGCCATGACCATTCACAAATCGCAGGGCTCTGAGTTCGATTATACAGCGTTGATTCTGCCGCCAATCCAGCGAGCAGGAAAGGGGGTTAATCGTCAGTTGGTATACACGGGGATCACTCGTGCAAAACGACACCTGGAATTGAATTGCCAGCCACAGGTGTTGCAATTATCGATGCAGACACAGGCAGGACGGCATTCTGGAATGAGTGAAAGGTTACGTTTGGGTTAA
- a CDS encoding Mpo1-like protein, with protein sequence MKSLEQHLINYALYHRDKRNIATHFVGVPLIVFAVVWMTFLPFGMFNLAQVTLSACLILIVSIYYLYLSPTLGSWMIGFLLLCQVAANYAFETVAQAGIGVIWFYMTGLALFVVGWVIQFIGHYFEGKKPAFADDLMGLLIGPLFVMMELLNKVGCFRALEQRINSEAGPYRP encoded by the coding sequence ATGAAATCACTTGAACAGCACCTTATCAATTATGCACTTTATCACAGAGATAAGCGCAATATTGCAACACATTTTGTTGGTGTCCCCCTGATCGTGTTCGCGGTTGTTTGGATGACATTTCTGCCATTTGGCATGTTTAATCTGGCCCAGGTAACCTTGTCTGCCTGTTTGATTCTAATTGTCAGCATTTACTACTTATACCTGTCACCTACACTTGGCAGTTGGATGATAGGGTTTTTGTTACTTTGTCAGGTAGCAGCCAATTATGCATTTGAGACAGTGGCTCAGGCGGGCATTGGCGTTATCTGGTTCTATATGACGGGACTTGCTTTATTTGTCGTTGGCTGGGTGATCCAGTTTATCGGGCATTATTTTGAAGGAAAGAAGCCGGCTTTTGCGGATGATCTAATGGGGTTATTGATAGGCCCCTTGTTTGTAATGATGGAATTATTAAATAAGGTCGGCTGTTTCAGAGCGCTTGAGCAGCGGATAAACAGCGAGGCCGGTCCATACCGGCCCTGA
- a CDS encoding FHA domain-containing protein, protein MAYLIDEQKLEKIYLKSYHTFGRYKFNVDTFVDKPGISRHHAIIEHANDTWLIRDVSTNGIWINDKKIDKNLPYQLSEHDKIDFAAPGQNSYVVANLNANCQYLVSQSNPNQVIELENQILLPNDEEASHIVYFDALLNYWFLEDLNTSDRQALIDGGVVSLFGQQWLFYCANTSTMTKHLDNQPVVKPIALNFSVSQDEEKTDLTLELEGQEIDLGCRTHHYLMLLLARTRIDDKQNGMDTESQGWLYREDLAKALGVQTNHMNIMVHRARKQLTEAGGDRAPELAYVLETNNGKIRLNCQNITIVKGCQLETRISI, encoded by the coding sequence ATGGCTTATTTAATCGATGAACAGAAACTAGAAAAAATTTACCTGAAAAGTTATCACACTTTTGGGCGCTACAAGTTTAATGTAGATACGTTCGTCGATAAGCCCGGCATTTCCAGGCACCATGCCATTATCGAGCACGCCAATGACACTTGGTTGATCCGTGATGTCAGTACTAACGGGATCTGGATCAACGACAAAAAGATCGATAAAAACCTTCCTTATCAGCTCTCGGAGCACGATAAAATAGACTTTGCCGCACCCGGCCAAAACTCTTATGTTGTGGCTAACTTAAATGCCAATTGTCAGTATCTGGTTTCACAAAGTAACCCAAACCAGGTTATTGAGCTCGAAAACCAAATCTTGCTTCCCAACGATGAAGAAGCCAGCCATATCGTATATTTTGATGCGTTACTCAACTACTGGTTCCTTGAAGACCTCAATACCTCAGATAGGCAAGCCCTGATCGATGGCGGTGTTGTTTCTCTATTTGGCCAGCAATGGCTATTCTACTGTGCCAATACATCAACAATGACCAAGCACTTGGACAACCAGCCTGTGGTAAAACCAATCGCCCTTAATTTCAGCGTCAGTCAGGATGAAGAAAAGACGGACTTGACACTGGAACTGGAAGGTCAGGAAATTGACTTAGGTTGCCGCACACACCATTATCTTATGCTGTTGTTAGCCAGAACACGTATTGATGATAAACAAAATGGTATGGACACAGAGTCCCAGGGGTGGCTTTACCGAGAAGATCTCGCCAAAGCACTGGGAGTACAAACCAATCATATGAATATTATGGTACATCGTGCCCGTAAGCAGCTGACTGAGGCTGGCGGTGACAGAGCACCGGAGTTGGCTTATGTGTTGGAAACCAACAATGGTAAAATTCGTCTTAATTGTCAGAATATTACCATTGTTAAAGGGTGCCAGTTAGAAACTCGGATTTCTATCTAG
- a CDS encoding CBS domain-containing protein → MSEYKSLQTLKLEGVYQFCDYYDAEALSLSSPATKVITDFARRQPQMIQKDVDIDHAVYMMLNGHVRSKLVVDHDDTFLGVVNSKDLSGRRVLSIAQKRQVARSDLTVEDVMTKKQDLHAMRFTTVANAKIGDVLQTLRELGQQHVLLMDEKGGLRGMISSSDIARALHMPVNIFQKAHSFRDIFEIIHEHGELMA, encoded by the coding sequence ATGAGTGAGTACAAATCGCTACAAACGCTAAAGCTAGAAGGGGTCTATCAGTTTTGTGATTACTATGATGCAGAAGCGCTGAGCTTATCGAGTCCGGCAACTAAGGTAATTACTGATTTTGCAAGACGTCAGCCACAGATGATCCAAAAGGATGTAGACATAGATCATGCAGTTTACATGATGCTAAATGGTCACGTACGGTCAAAATTAGTTGTGGATCATGATGATACCTTCTTGGGGGTGGTAAACTCAAAGGACTTGTCGGGACGGCGAGTCTTATCAATCGCACAGAAACGACAAGTAGCGCGCAGTGACTTAACTGTTGAAGATGTGATGACGAAAAAGCAGGACTTGCATGCCATGCGCTTTACGACCGTTGCAAACGCTAAGATAGGTGATGTGTTACAGACGCTCAGAGAGCTTGGACAGCAGCATGTTCTATTAATGGATGAAAAAGGTGGTTTAAGAGGAATGATTTCTTCGTCTGATATTGCCAGGGCTTTGCATATGCCCGTAAATATCTTTCAAAAAGCTCATTCATTTAGAGACATTTTCGAGATTATTCACGAGCACGGAGAGTTAATGGCGTGA
- a CDS encoding M14 family metallocarboxypeptidase, whose product MTAQYSIGQAGKPWGQKEKQQWLLQQTKKRDYFEDIVPAINALKKHFNVEQYGVLKYDSHYPVYALKSMPWRTDLPIVLVTGGVHGYETSGVLGALAFAKKHTQTYQGKFNLVVLPCISPWGYETINRWNPQAVDPNRSFYSQSPAEESGLAMDYVNDCQERIILHIDLHETTDTDNSEFRPALAARDGKVNHNWNIPDGFYLVGHSQKPEAEFQRHIISTVKKVTHIAEADEHNALIGVPVEQFGVINYDATKLGLCMGMTNAPYVTTTEVYPDSPNTTPQNCIDGQVASVEGAISYLDSIM is encoded by the coding sequence ATGACAGCACAGTATTCAATCGGACAAGCTGGCAAACCTTGGGGCCAGAAAGAGAAGCAACAATGGTTGCTACAGCAAACCAAAAAGCGTGATTATTTTGAAGACATAGTGCCTGCTATCAACGCACTTAAAAAGCACTTTAATGTTGAGCAGTATGGCGTACTAAAATACGACAGCCACTACCCAGTGTATGCGCTCAAATCTATGCCATGGCGAACTGATCTACCCATTGTACTGGTAACTGGTGGTGTACATGGTTATGAAACTAGTGGCGTGCTGGGAGCGCTGGCATTTGCAAAAAAGCACACCCAGACTTATCAGGGTAAATTTAATCTAGTTGTGCTACCGTGTATTAGCCCATGGGGCTATGAAACGATTAACCGCTGGAACCCTCAGGCTGTAGACCCTAACCGCTCTTTCTATTCACAGAGTCCGGCTGAAGAGTCCGGACTCGCCATGGACTACGTCAATGATTGCCAGGAGCGAATTATTCTTCATATCGACTTACATGAGACTACGGATACGGACAATAGTGAATTCCGTCCGGCGCTTGCGGCTCGCGACGGCAAAGTCAATCATAACTGGAATATTCCGGATGGGTTTTATCTGGTTGGACACAGCCAAAAGCCTGAAGCAGAATTTCAGCGACACATAATCAGCACTGTAAAGAAAGTCACTCACATTGCCGAAGCAGATGAACATAATGCCCTGATTGGCGTCCCTGTAGAGCAGTTTGGTGTCATTAATTACGATGCCACCAAACTAGGTCTGTGCATGGGCATGACAAACGCACCGTACGTTACAACCACTGAAGTTTACCCCGACAGCCCGAATACAACACCGCAGAATTGTATTGACGGACAGGTCGCTTCTGTTGAAGGCGCTATTAGCTACCTCGACAGCATCATGTAG
- a CDS encoding LysR family transcriptional regulator yields the protein MNISKIDLNLLVYLDTLLRECNVTRAANQLSITQPAMSNGLKRLRNLFNDPILVRTSEGMVPTERALELQPVIRGILMTLEETLAPNREFEPGQSKRVFRIMASDYAASTLAPKLLNKLHMEAPDTTLDILTPSDVTFHDVENGKVDMAINRFENLPQSFHHKRIWKDSFCCLIKSDNPIRADFNLDAYLKARHIWVSKTGFGVGVGMDPADVQKLGWVDEALAHFGKHRNIATFTRNYHVAIHLAKEQNLIATLPSKAANIYRDDPNLAILEPPFPIPPFELDMIWSPLLHRDASHIWLRQKIAEVAEALK from the coding sequence GTGAACATAAGTAAAATTGATCTGAACCTATTGGTTTATCTGGATACGCTATTACGAGAATGTAATGTAACTCGGGCAGCAAACCAGTTAAGCATTACTCAACCTGCAATGAGCAATGGCCTGAAGCGGCTTCGAAATTTGTTTAACGATCCCATTCTTGTTCGGACAAGTGAAGGCATGGTGCCCACAGAGCGCGCACTGGAGCTCCAGCCTGTTATCCGTGGCATTTTAATGACATTAGAAGAGACACTGGCGCCAAATCGAGAGTTTGAACCCGGGCAAAGTAAACGGGTCTTTCGGATTATGGCCAGTGACTACGCAGCCAGCACTCTGGCTCCTAAGCTGCTAAATAAACTCCACATGGAAGCCCCAGATACCACACTCGACATTCTCACCCCCAGTGATGTTACTTTCCATGACGTGGAGAATGGCAAGGTCGATATGGCGATAAACCGATTTGAAAACCTGCCCCAGTCTTTTCATCACAAACGCATTTGGAAAGATAGCTTTTGTTGCTTGATCAAATCAGACAACCCAATAAGGGCAGACTTCAATCTGGATGCCTACTTAAAGGCACGACACATCTGGGTGAGTAAGACTGGCTTTGGTGTTGGGGTCGGTATGGATCCGGCTGACGTTCAAAAACTGGGTTGGGTGGATGAAGCCCTGGCTCACTTCGGAAAGCATCGCAACATCGCAACATTTACACGTAATTACCACGTTGCAATCCACCTGGCAAAAGAGCAAAACTTAATTGCGACCTTGCCATCAAAAGCAGCCAATATATACCGAGACGATCCCAATCTGGCGATCCTTGAGCCCCCCTTCCCTATTCCGCCATTTGAGTTAGATATGATTTGGAGCCCACTTTTACATCGTGATGCCAGCCATATCTGGTTAAGGCAAAAAATAGCGGAAGTCGCTGAGGCATTAAAATAG